One genomic region from Halococcus qingdaonensis encodes:
- a CDS encoding IS5 family transposase → MKSKRPLARQCKRLGKQHVDDPDVPAAPDGDSGYAEWVQIALILMRVELDKSLRETEAWFNDSTVILDEFALERAPHYSSFCRWEQQFQMRELRRLLRTSAEQAGWSGEAAIDASGFQRDQTSHHYRNRADYSFQSLKTTTLVDMNTLAIRDVHYTTRKSWDGHIGMQVFRRNAEDLRVLAADANYSWSDLREECRGESTRPLIKHKEHTPLKQAHNARMDADDYHQRWMGETGFSLLKEDDGKKLRSRSWHGQFRELTRKCIVHNLSQAAS, encoded by the coding sequence ATGAAGTCGAAACGACCGCTCGCGCGACAGTGTAAGCGCCTTGGCAAACAGCACGTCGACGATCCAGACGTACCCGCTGCGCCGGATGGCGACAGCGGGTACGCCGAGTGGGTCCAGATCGCGCTGATTCTGATGCGCGTCGAACTCGACAAGAGTCTCCGTGAGACCGAGGCGTGGTTCAATGATTCAACCGTTATCCTCGACGAATTCGCCCTCGAACGAGCACCGCACTACAGTTCGTTCTGCCGTTGGGAGCAGCAGTTTCAGATGCGTGAGCTACGCCGCCTGCTCCGCACTTCGGCGGAGCAGGCCGGCTGGAGTGGTGAAGCAGCCATCGACGCCAGTGGCTTCCAACGCGATCAGACCAGCCACCACTACCGCAATCGTGCTGATTACTCTTTCCAGTCGCTGAAAACGACGACCTTGGTCGATATGAACACGCTGGCGATCAGGGATGTCCACTACACGACGCGCAAGAGCTGGGATGGTCACATCGGAATGCAGGTCTTCCGCCGGAACGCGGAAGACCTGCGGGTCTTGGCCGCGGACGCGAACTACTCATGGAGCGACCTCCGCGAGGAGTGTCGCGGTGAGTCAACGCGCCCGCTCATCAAGCACAAGGAGCACACCCCGCTGAAACAGGCACACAACGCGCGGATGGACGCTGATGACTACCACCAGCGGTGGATGGGCGAGACCGGCTTCTCACTACTCAAGGAAGACGACGGTAAGAAGCTGCGCTCTCGAAGCTGGCACGGCCAGTTCCGAGAGCTCACTCGCAAGTGCATCGTCCATAATCTGTCGCAGGCGGCGAGTTAG
- a CDS encoding recombinase family protein yields the protein MVRYATYIRASTDTQETVHQRDAINNWLDDHDADPNDVDRYADLGYSGSDPGREQFSELIDTIDAGEYEYVVVWEISRLARLGSIYQRFSSAAKTPEPLWRLLMGGSPKYVPMALGS from the coding sequence ATGGTCCGCTACGCCACCTACATCCGCGCCTCCACCGACACCCAAGAGACCGTCCACCAGCGCGACGCGATCAACAACTGGCTCGACGACCATGACGCCGACCCGAACGACGTCGACCGCTACGCCGACCTCGGCTATTCCGGCTCAGACCCCGGCCGCGAACAGTTCTCCGAACTCATCGACACGATCGATGCTGGTGAATACGAGTACGTCGTCGTCTGGGAAATCTCGCGGTTGGCCCGCCTCGGTAGCATCTACCAGCGGTTTTCGAGCGCTGCGAAGACGCCGGAACCACTGTGGCGATTACTGATGGGTGGATCTCCGAAGTACGTCCCGATGGCACTGGGAAGTTGA
- a CDS encoding recombinase family protein, whose protein sequence is MAITDGWISEVRPDGTGKLIADISAAVAEEERRRLIKRVEAGVASAQEQGKWTGRVPTGFHHNDDGYLQVLLDPDREAGEVGYLEVRRALERVNDDESYRAVARDMPNLTRQGLMKIDKDPARRGWYLGAEADDKRVSTALDAFAESSETR, encoded by the coding sequence GTGGCGATTACTGATGGGTGGATCTCCGAAGTACGTCCCGATGGCACTGGGAAGTTGATCGCGGACATCTCCGCCGCCGTCGCCGAAGAAGAACGCCGACGACTCATCAAGCGCGTTGAGGCCGGTGTCGCTTCCGCACAGGAGCAAGGCAAATGGACCGGACGGGTTCCCACCGGCTTCCACCATAACGACGACGGCTATCTTCAAGTCCTCCTCGACCCCGACCGCGAAGCTGGTGAGGTCGGCTATCTCGAAGTTCGCCGAGCGCTGGAGCGCGTCAACGATGACGAGTCCTACCGAGCGGTCGCGCGCGATATGCCGAACCTCACCCGGCAAGGTCTCATGAAAATCGACAAAGATCCCGCCCGACGCGGGTGGTATCTTGGAGCCGAAGCCGACGATAAGCGTGTGAGCACTGCGCTCGATGCTTTTGCCGAATCTAGTGAAACACGTTGA
- a CDS encoding glycosyltransferase family 4 protein, which yields MSINILSISDRRPENTVEPLRIASSSGFHIDLSSNGLFERILSLLAICGKKSVRQNTDIILLDGGGAIAIIMYIFSKVIRKQLIFRLGGNPYTVERSELDDLISESEYLSAIYYYLFYISTISVLEHADGVITVSDSLKKEISEDANIEADKIEVVNVPISSNFIQRSEPYNNDSLTITTVTNLGFRKKYAGVQRSLEILRPILEEKNGVEYMIVGGGRYYTQLESYVEENLENISEKISLAGFQKDVAQSYANSDVFFYVSYADSYPNVILEAMSSALPVIANNSFGMREQVTHDETGYLFDVSETEIARTHVRELLENRQLRAQFGDNGLEKVVGRNANLKIGNDFISSMTSLYSRHC from the coding sequence ATGAGTATTAATATACTCTCGATATCAGATCGTCGTCCAGAAAATACGGTTGAGCCGTTGCGAATTGCTTCTTCAAGTGGTTTTCATATTGACCTTTCCTCGAATGGGTTATTTGAGCGTATATTATCATTACTCGCCATCTGTGGTAAAAAGAGTGTGCGACAGAATACAGACATCATCTTACTTGATGGGGGTGGAGCTATTGCTATTATTATGTATATATTTTCAAAAGTGATAAGGAAGCAGCTAATCTTTCGATTAGGTGGTAATCCTTATACTGTAGAACGTTCTGAATTGGATGATTTGATATCTGAATCAGAATATCTCTCGGCAATATACTATTATTTATTCTATATTTCTACTATTTCAGTGCTTGAACATGCAGATGGAGTCATTACAGTTTCTGATAGTCTTAAAAAAGAGATCAGTGAAGATGCGAATATCGAAGCCGATAAGATTGAAGTGGTCAATGTGCCGATTAGCTCAAACTTCATTCAGCGGTCTGAGCCATATAATAATGATTCCCTAACCATAACTACTGTCACTAATCTTGGTTTCAGGAAAAAATACGCTGGTGTTCAGCGAAGTCTTGAAATACTACGTCCAATACTTGAAGAAAAGAATGGGGTGGAGTATATGATTGTCGGAGGTGGTAGGTATTATACCCAACTAGAGAGCTATGTGGAGGAAAATTTAGAAAATATATCTGAAAAAATATCATTGGCCGGGTTTCAAAAAGATGTTGCCCAGTCATATGCTAATTCGGACGTTTTTTTCTATGTGTCTTATGCCGATAGCTATCCTAATGTTATTTTGGAAGCAATGAGTTCGGCCCTTCCGGTTATTGCCAATAATTCATTTGGTATGCGAGAACAAGTCACTCATGATGAGACTGGATATTTGTTTGACGTTAGTGAAACAGAAATTGCTCGCACTCATGTCCGAGAGCTGCTTGAAAACAGGCAGCTCAGGGCACAATTTGGGGATAATGGTTTAGAAAAGGTTGTTGGTAGGAATGCGAATTTGAAGATTGGGAATGATTTTATTTCTTCGATGACATCACTCTATAGCAGGCACTGTTAA
- a CDS encoding flippase, translating into MAQTLDSLFGLILKESGILFAGFVLGRGLSFVGRLLIARFLPSGGYGAISIGLTILTIASTMALVGLDTGVSRYLPRDDTDVFKRSVLIASLKFVIPLSLGATAVLFFAAGPLARDVFDAPATKPVIRLFSLAIPFAAIAKLAVGAMRGNQRSLPKVYIQNIALPVSRLGLIAVFFTLGFAATGMAAAYVLSYALAGMVGVYYLVRHTPLLKRLRSVSIRRELLSFSAPLMITAAVSLVFTSLDTLMLGYFSSTRVVGIYNAVYPTAILLTLVQSSVGFVFMPVVSEMHSDGRMTEMRRMYQLAVKWIVIFTVPLFAFLVMFPGEIIRLTFGPKYVTGAVALVVLSTGFLSHTIVGPNGNMLTSLGKTKTMMLDNVAVAVVNFVLNLILIPEYSYVGAAIATTVAYFMLNGLYSYQLYTLNGAHPIQKTVVYPCVGGAVIAVGTYSLSAILPIDGFLLLMVAAIVFAIPYLIVVIVSGGIETEEQELLSVLAERFDPER; encoded by the coding sequence GTGGCTCAAACGCTCGATTCCCTCTTCGGTCTCATTCTCAAGGAGAGTGGAATACTCTTCGCTGGGTTCGTTCTCGGACGCGGCCTCTCGTTTGTCGGGCGACTCTTGATCGCGCGATTTCTCCCGAGCGGAGGATACGGAGCAATCTCGATAGGACTCACGATATTGACGATAGCCTCAACGATGGCACTTGTTGGATTGGACACCGGCGTCAGCCGGTATCTTCCGCGGGACGATACTGACGTATTCAAGCGAAGTGTTCTGATCGCCTCGCTTAAATTTGTCATTCCACTATCGCTCGGCGCGACGGCGGTCTTGTTCTTCGCAGCGGGTCCTTTGGCGCGAGACGTGTTTGATGCTCCTGCCACTAAGCCGGTGATTAGACTGTTCTCGCTGGCAATACCGTTCGCGGCTATCGCAAAGCTCGCGGTCGGAGCAATGCGGGGAAATCAGCGCTCGCTCCCAAAAGTCTATATTCAGAATATCGCGCTCCCTGTGAGTCGTCTCGGATTGATAGCGGTCTTCTTCACGCTCGGGTTCGCGGCGACAGGGATGGCCGCTGCATATGTCCTGTCGTATGCATTGGCAGGGATGGTCGGCGTTTACTACCTCGTTCGACACACACCTCTTTTGAAACGTCTCCGGTCCGTCTCCATCCGCCGAGAACTTCTTTCGTTCTCGGCACCGCTAATGATTACTGCGGCGGTCTCGCTTGTGTTCACCAGCCTCGATACGCTGATGCTCGGATACTTCTCCTCAACTCGTGTCGTCGGTATCTACAACGCGGTATATCCGACTGCCATTCTGCTCACGCTCGTCCAGAGCTCGGTTGGATTCGTGTTCATGCCGGTGGTTTCTGAGATGCACTCCGACGGACGGATGACTGAAATGCGCCGGATGTACCAATTAGCGGTGAAATGGATAGTCATATTTACTGTTCCGCTGTTCGCGTTTCTCGTCATGTTTCCCGGCGAAATCATCCGATTGACGTTCGGACCGAAATACGTCACGGGAGCAGTAGCGCTTGTCGTGCTCTCTACTGGGTTCTTATCGCACACGATTGTCGGTCCAAACGGCAATATGTTGACATCCCTTGGAAAAACGAAAACCATGATGCTCGACAATGTGGCCGTCGCGGTGGTGAACTTCGTATTGAACCTTATCCTCATACCGGAGTATTCCTACGTGGGGGCAGCCATTGCGACGACTGTCGCTTATTTTATGCTCAATGGTCTCTATTCCTACCAACTCTATACGCTTAACGGGGCTCATCCAATCCAAAAGACCGTGGTATATCCCTGTGTGGGGGGAGCGGTCATCGCCGTCGGCACGTACTCCCTTTCGGCGATACTTCCTATCGACGGATTCTTATTGCTGATGGTCGCCGCAATCGTATTCGCAATTCCATATCTTATTGTTGTCATCGTGTCCGGAGGTATCGAAACTGAGGAACAGGAGTTACTGTCGGTATTGGCCGAACGATTCGATCCCGAGAGGTGA